From a single Brassica napus cultivar Da-Ae chromosome C9, Da-Ae, whole genome shotgun sequence genomic region:
- the LOC106357651 gene encoding calmodulin-binding transcription activator 2, translated as MADRGSFGFAPQLDIQQLLSEAQHRWLRPAEICEILRNYQKFHIASEPPNRPPSGSLFLFDRKVLRYFRKDGHNWRKKKDGKTVKEAHEKLKVGSIDVLHCYYAHGEDNENFQRRCYWMLEQELMHIVFVHYLEVKGNRISSSGIKETNSNSLTGSTSVNIDSTANTSSTLSPLCEDADSGNRDGWIHGNRVKESDSQRLVGVPALDASFENPLARYQNLPYNPLLTQTNPSNAGLMSVEGHLRNPLQNQVNWQIPVQDSLPLQKWPMDSHGTDLALHENFGTFSSLIGSQNQQQQPIGGSSFQAPFTSVEAAYIPKFGPEDLLYEASANQTLPLRKSLLKKEDSLKKVDSFSRWVSNELAEMEDLQMQSSSGGIGWTSVETAAAASSLSPSLSKDQRFTMIDFWPKWTQTDTAVEVMVIGTFLLSPEEVTSYSWACMFGEVEVPAEILVDGVLCCHAPPHEVGQVPFYITCSDRFSCSEVREFDFLPGSARKLNTADIYGAYTNEASLHVRFENLLARVSSAQEHNVFEDVGEKRRKISRIMLLKDEKESFLTSTVEKDLTAVEAKERLVREEFEDKLYLWLIHKVTEEGKGPNILDEDGQGVLHLAAALGYDWAIKPILAAGVSINFRDANGWSALHWAAFSGREDTVALLVSLGADSGAVTDPSPELPLGKTASDLAYGNGHRGISGFLAESSLTSYLEKLTVDGKEDSSTDSSRAKAVQTVAERTATPMSYGDVPETLSMKDSLTAVLNATQAADRLHQVFRMQSFQRKQLSEIGDKNEFGLSDELAVSFAAGKSKKAGGHSSGAAVHAAAVQIQKKYRGWKKRKEFLLIRQRIVKIQAHVRGHQVRKQYRAIIWSVGLLEKIILRWRRKGSGLRGFKRDAVTKAPEPVCAAPAQEDDYDFLKEGRKQTEERLQKALTRVKSMAQYPEARAQYRRLLTVVEGIRENEASSSSAMNNNNNNTEEAANYNEEDDLIDIDSLLDDDTFMSLAFE; from the exons ATGGCGGATCGTGGATCTTTCGGATTTGCCCCTCAATTAG ATATTCAACAGTTGCTGTCAGAAGCACAACACAGGTGGCTGAGACCTGCTGAGATTTGTGAGATTCTTCGAAACTACCAGAAGTTTCATATTGCGTCAGAGCCTCCCAACCGACCACCCA GTGGTTCACTCTTTCTGTTTGATAGGAAGGTGCTCAGATATTTTAGGAAAGATGGGCACAactggaggaagaagaaagatggtaaAACGGTGAAAGAGGCTCACGAAAAGCTCAAG GTAGGAAGCATTGATGTATTACATTGTTACTATGCACATGGGGAAGACAATGAGAATTTCCAGAGGCGTTGCTACTGGATGCTTGAACA GGAACTGATGCATATTGTTTTTGTCCACTACTTGGAGGTTAAG GGTAATCGGATAAGTTCTAGTGGAATTAAAGAAACCAATTCAAATTCTCTGACTGGCTCCACTTCTGTGAACATTGATTCAACAGCAAACACATCCAGCACATTGTCACCACTATGTGAAGATGCTGATTCTG GAAACCGAGATGGTTGGATTCATGGGAATAGAGTCAAAGAAAGCGACTCCCAAAGATTAGTGGGTGTCCCAGCATTAGATGCTTCCTTTGAGAATCCATTGGCAAGATACCAGAACCTACCTTATAATCCTCTGTTGACTCAGACAAATCCTTCTAATGCTGGATTAATGTCCGTGGAAGGGCATCTCAGAAACCCTCTTCAAAACCAAGTAAATTGGCAG ATTCCAGTTCAGGACAGCTTGCCATTGCAAAAATGGCCCATGGACTCCCATGGTACTGACCTGGCCTTACATGAGAATTTTGGGACGTTTTCGAGTCTTATCGGCAGTCAAAACCAGCAGCAGCAGCCTATTGGGGGTAGTAGTTTTCAAGCTCCGTTTACAAGTGTTGAAGCAGCATACATACCTAAATTTGGCCCTGAGGATCTGCTATACGAAGCAAGTGCTAACCAAACGCTACCTCTAAGGAAATCACtgttgaagaaagaggatagtTTGAAAAAAGTTGACAGTTTCTCTCGGTGGGTTAGCAACGAGCTCGCCGAGATGGAGGACTTGCAGATGCAGTCTTCTTCCGGGGGTATTGGGTGGACCTCTGTTGAAACTGCAGCTGCTGCGTCTTCCTTAAGCCCTTCCTTGTCCAAGGATCAGCGCTTCACCATGATAGACTTTTGGCCCAAATGGACTCAGACAGACACAGCAGTTGAG GTCATGGTTATTGGGACGTTTCTGTTGAGTCCTGAGGAAGTAACTAGCTACAGCTGGGCATGCATGTTTGGAGAAGTGGAGGTTCCTGCTGAGATTCTAGTGGACGGTGTTCTTTGCTGTCATGCTCCTCCTCATGAAGTTGGTCAAGTCCCGTTCTACATTACATGTTCCGACAGATTCTCTTGCAGCGAAGTACGAGAGTTTGATTTCCTTCCTGGCTCTGCGAGAAAGCTAAACACTGCGGACATTTACGGTGCCTATACAAATGAAGCATCGCTTCATGTTCGGTTTGAAAATCTCCTGGCTCGCGTATCTAGTGCTCAGGAACACAATGTATTTGAGGATGTTGGGGAGAAACGAAGAAAAATCAGTAGAATCATGTTGCTTAAAGATGAAAAGGAGTCCTTCCTCACATCGACAGTTGAGAAAGATTTAACTGCGGTGGAAGCAAAGGAGCGACTTGTTAGGGAAGAGTTTgaagataaattatatttatggcTAATCCACAAGGTGACTGAAGAGGGGAAGGGTCCAAATATACTTGATGAAGATGGACAGGGTGTCTTACACCTTGCTGCAGCGTTAGGGTATGATTGGGCTATAAAGCCAATTTTGGCAGCAGGAGTTAGCATCAACTTCCGAGATGCAAATGGGTGGTCTGCTCTTCATTGGGCTGCATTCAGTGGCAG GGAGGATACTGTTGCTCTACTTGTCTCTCTAGGTGCTGATTCTGGAGCAGTAACAGACCCATCTCCGGAGCTTCCTCTGGGCAAAACAGCTTCCGACTTGGCTTACGGAAACGGACACAGGGGAATCTCAGGTTTCCTTGCAGAGTCTTCCCTCACCAGCTACCTCGAGAAGCTAACAGTGGACGGCAAGGAAGACAGCTCCACTGACTCCTCTAGAGCAAAAGCTGTTCAAACGGTAGCCGAGCGGACAGCTACTCCTATGAGTTACGGTGATGTACCTGAAACGCTGTCGATGAAGGATTCTCTCACTGCCGTCTTGAACGCGACGCAAGCGGCTGATCGTCTTCATCAAGTATTTAGGATGCAGTCGTTCCAGAGGAAACAGCTGTCTGAGATTGGGGACAAGAACGAGTTTGGTTTGTCCGATGAGTTGGCTGTTTCTTTTGCAGCTGGGAAGAGTAAGAAGGCGGGAGGACACAGTAGCGGCGCTGCTGTTCATGCCGCTGCTGTTCAGATTCAGAAAAAGTACCGTGgttggaagaagagaaaggagTTTCTTTTGATCCGACAAAGAATCGTCAAGATTCAG GCTCATGTGAGAGGACATCAAGTGAGGAAACAATACAGAGCCATTATATGGTCTGTAGGATTACTCGAGAAGATCATCTTGCGGTGGAGACGCAAAGGTAGCGGCCTACGCGGTTTCAAACGCGATGCAGTCACTAAGGCACCTGAGCCTGTATGTGCTGCTCCGGCACAAGAAGATGACTATGACTTTCTCAAGGAAGGAAGGAAACAAACCGAGGAAAGGCTTCAAAAGGCTCTCACCAGAGTCAAGTCTATGGCTCAGTATCCAGAAGCACGTGCTCAGTACCGTAGGCTATTGACTGTTGTCGAAGGCATCCGCGAGAACGAG GCTTCTTCTAGCTCAGCtatgaacaacaacaacaacaacacagaGGAAGCTGCGAATTACAACGAGGAAGATGATTTGATCGACATTGATTCTCTTTTGGATGATGATACTTTCATGTCTCTTGCATTTGAATGA
- the LOC106357647 gene encoding bifunctional riboflavin biosynthesis protein RIBA 1, chloroplastic → MASINLSSSSPSTISLSRSRLSQTSTTTTLLHRITLPSHHPSSSFSIKTTSKVKASVISREDDLLSSYTNGSLVDEDSSSPAPANGFVAEDDDYELDLPTPGFSSIPEAIEDIRQGKLVVVVDDEDRENEGDLVMAAQLATPEAMAFIVKHGTGIVCVSMKDDDLQRLNLPLMVNQKENEEKLCTAFTVTVDAKHGTTTGVSARDRATTILSLASRDSKPEDFIRPGHIFPLKYREGGVLRRAGHTEASLDLTVLAGLEPVGVLCEIVDDDGSMARLPKLREFAAENNLKIVSIADLIRYRRKRDKLVERSSAARIPTMWGPFTAYCYKSILDGIEHIAMVKGEIGDGQDILVRVHSECLTGDIFGSARCDCGNQLALAMQQIESAGRGVLVYLRGHEGRGIGLGHKLRAYNLQDAGRDTVEANEELGLPVDSREYGIGAQVLRDLGVRTMKLMTNNPAKYVGLKGYGLAIVGRVPLLSLITKENKRYLETKRAKMGHMYGLKFNGDDVVEKIDDSATTES, encoded by the exons aTGGCTTCGATCAATCTATCATCGTCCTCTCCTTCCACCATATCTCTCTCCCGCTCAAG ACTTAGCCAAACCTCTACTACTACTACATTGCTCCACCGTATTACTTTACCATCTCACCATCCATCATCATCGTTCTCCATTAAAACCACTTCAAAAGTCAAAGCTTCAGTGATCTCTAGAGAAGATGATCTCCTCTCTTCTTACACCAATGGTTCTCTCGTTGACGAAGACTCCTCATCTCCTGCGCCAGCCAATGGTTTCGTTGCTGAAGATGATGACTACGAGTTGGATCTACCTACACCTGGCTTCTCTTCAATCCCTGAAGCCATTGAAGACATACGCCAAGGAAAG CTTGTGGTGGTTGTGGATGATGAAGACAGAGAAAACGAAGGTGATTTGGTAATGGCTGCTCAGTTAGCTACACCTGAGGCTATGGCTTTCATTGTCAAACATGGAACTGGGATTGTTTGTGTGAGTATGAAAGACGATGATCTCCAGAGGTTGAACCTTCCTCTGATGGTGAACCAGAAGGAGAACGAGGAGAAGCTCTGCACTGCATTCACAGTCACTGTC GATGCAAAACATGGTACAACAACAGGAGTATCAGCACGTGACAGGGCAACAACGATACTGTCACTTGCGTCTAGAGACTCAAAGCCTGAAGATTTCATCCGTCCAGGGCATATCTTTCCTCTCAAGTACCGAGAAGGCGGAGTTTTAAGAAGAGCTGGACACACTGAAGCATCTCTTGATCTTACTGTATTAGCTGGACTAGAACCTGTTGGAGTACTCTGTGAGattgttgatgatgatggttcCATGGCTAGATTACCAAAGCTCCGTGAATTTGCAGCTGAAAACAACCTCAAAATTGTTTCCATTGCAGATTTGATCAG ATATCGAAGGAAGAGAGATAAGCTAGTGGAACGTTCTTCTGCAGCTCGGATTCCGACAATGTGGGGACCTTTCACAGCTTATTGCTACAAGTCTATACTAGACGGTATAGAACACATTGCAATGGTTAAG GGAGAGATTGGTGACGGTCAAGACATTCTTGTGAGGGTTCATTCAGAATGTCTCACTGGAGACATATTTGGATCAGCGAGGTGTGACTGCGGGAACCAGCTAGCTCTTGCGATGCAGCAGATTGAGTCTGCTGGTCGTGGTGTGTTGGTTTACCTACGTGGACACGAAGGAAGAGGGATTGGTTTAGGACACAAGCTTAGAGCTTATAATCTGCAAGATGCTGGGAGGGATACAGTTGAAGCTAACGAGGAGCTAGGACTTCCTGTTGATTCTAGAGAGTATGGTATTGGTGCACAGGTACTGAGGGATTTGGGAGTGAGGACGATGAAGCTGATGACGAATAATCCGGCTAAGTATGTTGGTTTGAAGGGATATGGATTAGCTATTGTGGGGAGAGTGCCTCTCTTGAGTCTTATCAcaaaggagaataagagatatCTGGAGACGAAGAGGGCCAAGATGGGTCACATGTATGGTTTGAAGTTCAATGGTGATGATGTTGTAGAGAAGATTGATGATTCTGCAACCACCGAGTCATGA
- the LOC106357650 gene encoding dicarboxylate transporter 2.1, chloroplastic has product MESYALHSPSTPASFSHHPSRLSLLRRISSRSPPSTISLPSLRSHSVQPLTFPLLKPIPRLSARIAAAPRDDIPPPSPSPSQPQQGAKLLPLILSLSVGLILRFAVSLPEGLTPQGWQLLSIFLSTIAGLVLSPLPVGAWAFMGLTASIVTKTLSFSAAFSAFTSEVIWLIVISFFFARGFVKTGLGDRIATYFVKWLGKSTLGLSYGLTISEALIAPAMPSTTARAGGIFLPIIKSLSLSAGSKPGDSSSRKLGSYLIQSQFQCAGNSSALFLTAAAQNLLCLKLAEELGVVIANPWVSWFKAASLPAIISLLCTPLILYKLYPPETKDTPEAPGIAALKLKEMGPVTKNEWIMVGTMLLAVTLWICGESLGIPSVVAAMIGLSILLLLGVLNWDDCLSEKSAWDTLAWFAVLVGMAGQLTNLGVVTWMSDCVAKVLQSLSLSWPAAFGLLQAAYFFIHYLFASQTGHVGALFSAFLAMNIAAGVPGVLAALALAYNTNLFGALTHYSSGQAAVYYGAGYVDLPDVFKIGFVMATINAIIWGVVGTFWWKFLGLY; this is encoded by the exons ATGGAGAGCTACGCACTTCACTCTCCCTCCACCCCCGCTTCATTCTCCCACCATCCCTCACGCCTGTCTCTCCTCCGCCGCATCTCATCGAGATCTCCGCCTTCAACCATCTCTCTCCCTTCCCTCCGATCTCACTCCGTTCAACCTCTCACCTTCCCTCTCCTCAAACCAATCCCTCGTCTCTCCGCGCGGATCGCCGCCGCACCACGCGACGACATCcctcctccttctccttctccttctcaacCGCAGCAAGGAGCGAAACTACTCCCCCTGATCCTCTCCCTCTCCGTCGGTCTAATCCTCCGATTCGCCGTCTCTCTACCGGAAGGTCTCACCCCGCAAGGGTGGCAGCTTCTCTCCATCTTCCTCTCCACGATCGCCGGCCTCGTACTCAGCCCACTTCCCGTCGGAGCATGGGCCTTCATGGGCCTCACCGCTTCGATCGTCACCAAAACGCTTTCCTTCTCAGCAGCGTTCTCCGCCTTCACGAGCGAAGTCATCTGGCTGATcgtcatctccttcttcttcgctCGTGGGTTCGTTAAAACAGGTCTCGGTGATAGGATCGCTACTTACTTCGTGAAGTGGCTTGGGAAGAGCACGTTAGGTCTCTCTTATGGATTGACGATTAGTGAAGCTTTGATTGCTCCTGCGATGCCTAGTACGACGGCTAGAGCCGGCGGTATTTTCTTGCCGATCATTAAGTCGCTTTCGTTATCGGCGGGGAGTAAACCGGGAGATTCTTCTTCGAGGAAGTTAGGCTCTTACTTAATCCAATCCCAGTTTCAG TGTGCTGGAAACTCTAGTGCTCTGTTCTTGACTGCAGCAGCTCAGAACTTGTTGTGCCTCAAGTTAGCTGAGGAGCTTGGAGTAGTGATTGCAAACCCATGGGTTTCTTGGTTTAAGGCTGCTAGTCTACCTGCAATCATATCGCTTCTTTGTACACCACTAATCCTCTATAAGCTCTACCCTCCAGAAACCAAGGACACACCGGAGGCTCCTGGCATTGCTGCTTTGAAACTCAAGGAGATGGGTCCCGTCACTAAAAACGAATGGATCATGGTCGGAACAATGCTTCTTGCCGTCACTCTTTGGATCTGTGG AGAGAGTCTTGGGATACCAAGTGTTGTAGCTGCAATGATCGGTCTCTCCATACTTCTTCTCCTTGGTGTACTTAACTGGGACGACTGCCTAAGCGAAAAATCAGCGTGGGACACATTAGCTTGGTTTGCGGTCTTGGTGGGGATGGCAGGACAGCTCACGAACCTCGGTGTTGTTACATGGATGTCTGATTGTGTAGCCAAAGTTTTACAATCACTCTCCTTGAGCTGGCCTGCTGCGTTTGGTCTTCTACAAGCAGCTTACTTCTTCATTCACTATCTGTTCGCAAGTCAAACCGGTCACGTTGGAGCTCTCTTCTCAGCTTTCTTGGCTATGAATATAGCAGCAGGTGTTCCAGGGGTATTAGCTGCACTCGCTTTGGCGTATAACACCAATCTTTTTGGTGCTTTGACTCATTACAGTAGTGGTCAAGCCGCTGTCTACTATGGAG CTGGTTATGTTGATCTACCTGATGTATTCAAGATTGGATTTGTGATGGCTACGATTAATGCTATCATCTGGGGAGTAGTTGGAACTTTCTGGTGGAAGTTTTTGGGTCTCTATTAA
- the LOC106357648 gene encoding splicing factor 3B subunit 1-like, whose product MADLDPEIAKTQEERRKIEAELASLTSVNFDRDLYGGNDRDSYVTSIAPNDEEDSNLDATGSLVAQRLASYTAPKSILNDVARAHVEDDDGGFKPRQTIAEREGDYRNRRLNRVLSPDRVDPFAMGEKTPDPSVRTYNDHMRETAVQREREETMRLIAKKKKEAEEAAKEQKDSAPAASSKRRNRWDHAEEDGGGGKKAKASDSDWDVAESAPGIGKWDATPGRAGDATPSAGRRGRNRWDETPTPGRVTDSDATPGGGVTPGATPSGVTWDATPKGSATPTPKRQRSRWDETPATMGSATPMGGMTPTAAYTPGVTPFGGIDMATPTPSQLNLRGAMTPEQYNLARWEKDIEERNRPLSDEELDAMFPTEGYKVLDPPASYVPVRTPARKAMGTPTPMTTPGYVIPEEHRGQQFDVPQELPDGLPFMKPEDYQYFAALLNEENEEELSPDEQKERKIMKLLLKVKNGTPAQRKTALRQLTDKARELGAGPLFNKILPLLMQPTLEDQERHLLVKVIDRILYKLDELVRPFVHKILVVIEPLLIDEDYYARVEGREIISNLSKAAGLATMIAAMRPDIDNIDEYVRNTTARAFSVVASALGIPALLPFLKAVCQSKKSWQARHTGIKIVQQIAILIGCAVLPHLRSLVEIIEHGLSDENQKVRTITALSLAALAEAAAPYGIESFDSVLKPLWKGIRSHRGKVLAAFLKAIGFIIPLMDAIYASYYTKEVMVILIREFQSPDEEMKKIVLKVVKQCVSTEGVEPDYIRSDILPEFFKHFWVRRMALEKRNYKQLVETTVEIANKVGVADIVARVVEDLKDESEPYRRMVMETIDKVITNLGASDIDSRLEELLIDGILYAFQEQTTDDTNVMLNGFGAVVNGLGQRVKPYLPQICGTIKWRLNNKSAKVRQQAADLISRIAVVMKQCGEEQLMGHLGVVLYEYLGEEYPEVLGSILGALKAIVNVIGMTKMTPPIKDLLPRLTPILKNRHEKVQENCIDLVGRIADRGAEFVPAREWMRICFELLEMLKAHKKGIRRATVNTFGYIAKAIGPQDVLATLLNNLKVQERQNRVCTTVAIAIVAETCSPFTVLPALMNEYRVPELNVQNGVLKSLSFLFEYIGEMGKDYIYAVTPLLEDALMDRDLVHRQTAASAVKHMALGVAGLGCEDALVHLLNFIWPNIFETSPHVINAVMEAIEGMRVALGAAVILNYCLQGLFHPARKVREVYWKIYNSLYIGAQDTLVAAYPVLEDEQNNVYSRPELTMFV is encoded by the coding sequence ATGGCGGATCTAGATCCAGAGATCGCTAAAACTCAGGAAGAGAGGCGTAAGATCGAAGCAGAGCTCGCTTCCCTCACTTCCGTGAACTTCGATCGCGATCTCTACGGAGGCAACGACCGTGATTCCTATGTAACCTCCATCGCGCCGAACGACGAGGAGGATTCGAATCTGGACGCCACCGGCTCCCTCGTGGCTCAGCGTCTCGCCTCTTACACCGCTCCCAAGTCTATCCTCAACGACGTGGCTCGCGCTCACGTCGAGGATGACGACGGAGGGTTCAAGCCTAGGCAGACTATCGCGGAGCGCGAGGGTGATTATCGTAACAGGAGGCTTAACCGAGTTTTATCTCCGGATAGAGTTGATCCGTTTGCTATGGGGGAGAAGACTCCGGATCCGAGTGTTAGGACTTATAATGATCATATGAGGGAGACGGCTGTGCAGAGGGAGAGGGAGGAGACTATGAGGCTTATtgctaagaagaagaaagaagcggAGGAAGCTGCCAAGGAGCAGAAAGACTCTGCTCCTGCTGCTTCTTCCAAGAGGAGGAACAGATGGGACCAtgctgaagaagatggtggtggtggaaaGAAAGCTAAAGCTTCGGATTCGGATTGGGATGTAGCTGAATCAGCTCCTGGGATTGGGAAATGGGACGCAACTCCAGGGAGAGCTGGTGATGCCACACCATCTGCTGGAAGGAGGGGGAGGAACAGATGGGACGAGACTCCTACTCCTGGACGTGTGACTGATTCCGATGCAACACCAGGTGGGGGTGTTACTCCAGGTGCAACTCCTTCAGGTGTTACTTGGGACGCGACTCCGAAAGGGTCTGCTACGCCAACACCGAAGCGTCAACGTTCTAGGTGGGATGAGACACCTGCCACTATGGGAAGTGCTACACCTATGGGTGGAATGACTCCTACTGCTGCTTACACTCCTGGTGTCACTCCGTTTGGGGGAATTGATATGGCTACTCCAACTCCGAGTCAGCTTAATCTGCGTGGTGCTATGACTCCGGAGCAGTACAATTTGGCGAGGTGGGAGAAGGATATTGAAGAGAGAAACAGACCGTTGAGTGATGAAGAACTTGATGCCATGTTTCCTACAGAAGGATACAAGGTGTTGGACCCGCCTGCTTCTTATGTTCCTGTCAGAACCCCTGCTAGGAAGGCTATGGGAACCCCGACACCCATGACAACTCCTGGCTACGTTATCCCCGAGGAACACCGTGGGCAGCAGTTTGATGTGCCTCAGGAGCTTCCTGATGGGCTGCCGTTTATGAAACCAGAGGATTATCAGTATTTTGCAGCGCTGTTGAATGAAGAGAACGAAGAAGAGCTGTCTCCTGACGAGCAGAAAGAACGCAAGATCATGAAACTGTTGCTCAAGGTCAAAAACGGAACGCCTGCTCAGAGGAAAACAGCTCTAAGGCAGCTTACTGATAAGGCTCGTGAGCTTGGTGCTGGTcctttgtttaataaaatccTGCCGTTGCTCATGCAACCAACTTTGGAAGATCAAGAGAGGCATCTTTTGGTGAAAGTAATTGATAGGATTCTGTACAAACTTGATGAGCTGGTGAGGCCCTTCGTCCACAAGATTCTGGTTGTTATTGAGCCCTTGCTGATTGATGAAGATTACTATGCTCGTGTTGAAGGGAGAGAAATTATTTCGAACCTTAGCAAAGCAGCAGGCTTAGCCACGATGATTGCAGCTATGCGTCCCGATATAGACAACATTGATGAGTATGTGAGGAACACAACAGCAAGAGCTTTCAGTGTGGTGGCTTCAGCTCTTGGAATCCCTGCACTCTTGCCGTTCCTGAAAGCCGTTTGCCAGAGTAAGAAGTCATGGCAGGCGCGGCACACTGGGATTAAGATTGTCCAGCAGATTGCCATACTAATCGGCTGTGCTGTTTTACCTCATTTGAGGTCTCTGGTGGAAATTATCGAACATGGTCTCAGTGATGAAAATCAGAAGGTTAGGACCATTACGGCCTTATCGCTGGCTGCTCTTGCCGAAGCTGCTGCTCCTTATGGTATCGAGAGCTTTGACTCTGTTCTGAAGCCTCTGTGGAAAGGTATTAGGTCTCACCGTGGAAAAGTCTTGGCTGCGTTCTTGAAGGCGATTGGTTTTATCATTCCCTTGATGGATGCTATATACGCGAGCTATTACACAAAAGAAGTGATGGTTATCCTTATTCGCGAGTTCCAGTCACCTGAtgaagagatgaagaagattgTCCTCAAGGTGGTGAAACAGTGTGTAAGCACAGAAGGGGTTGAACCGGATTACATCCGCAGCGATATTCTGCCTGAGTTTTTCAAGCATTTCTGGGTTAGGAGAATGGCTCTAGAGAAGAGAAACTATAAGCAGCTTGTTGAAACTACAGTTGAGATTGCGAACAAGGTTGGCGTTGCTGATATCGTGGCGAGGGTTGTTGAAGATCTTAAAGACGAGAGTGAACCCTACCGCCGTATGGTTATGGAAACCATTGACAAGGTTATCACAAACTTGGGAGCATCTGATATTGATTCGAGATTGGAGGAGCTGCTCATAGATGGCATTCTTTATGCTTTCCAAGAGCAGACAACCGACGATACTAACGTGATGCTTAATGGGTTCGGTGCTGTGGTGAATGGTCTTGGTCAGCGAGTGAAGCCTTACCTTCCTCAGATCTGTGGTACCATCAAGTGGAGATTAAACAACAAGAGTGCAAAGGTGAGACAACAAGCCGCTGATCTTATTTCCAGAATTGCTGTTGTGATGAAGCAGTGTGGAGAGGAACAGTTGATGGGACATCTAGGTGTTGTTTTGTACGAGTATCTCGGAGAAGAGTACCCTGAAGTCTTGGGATCAATTCTTGGAGCTCTAAAAGCAATTGTCAACGTGATTGGTATGACAAAGATGACTCCTCCTATTAAGGATCTGCTTCCAAGACTGACTCCCATTTTGAAGAACAGGCATGAGAAAGTGCAAGAGAATTGTATCGACCTTGTTGGTAGAATTGCTGATCGTGGTGCTGAGTTTGTTCCAGCGAGGGAATGGATGAGAATCTGTTTCGAGCTTCTTGAGATGCTCAAAGCTCATAAGAAAGGTATTCGACGTGCCACTGTCAACACTTTCGGGTACATAGCCAAAGCCATTGGACCGCAAGACGTTCTAGCCACGTTACTGAACAATCTCAAAGTCCAAGAGCGGCAGAACCGTGTCTGCACCACAGTCGCAATCGCCATAGTCGCTGAAACGTGCTCTCCGTTTACTGTCTTGCCCGCTCTGATGAACGAGTACCGTGTTCCAGAGCTCAACGTCCAAAACGGTGTCCTCAAATCCCTCTCTTTCCTCTTCGAGTACATTGGAGAAATGGGCAAGGATTACATATACGCGGTCACGCCGTTGCTCGAAGACGCGCTCATGGACAGAGACTTGGTTCACAGACAAACCGCAGCTTCAGCAGTGAAACACATGGCGTTAGGTGTAGCGGGTCTGGGATGCGAAGACGCTTTGGTTCACTTGCTCAACTTCATCTGGCCCAACATCTTCGAGACATCTCCTCACGTTATCAACGCTGTGATGGAAGCAATTGAAGGAATGAGAGTCGCGCTGGGTGCAGCAGTTATACTGAACTATTGTCTGCAGGGTTTGTTTCATCCGGCTCGCAAAGTCCGTGAGGTGTATTGGAAGATTTACAATTCGCTCTACATTGGTGCTCAGGACACGCTTGTTGCTGCTTACCCGGTCCTTGAAGACGAGCAGAACAATGTTTATAGCCGACCAGAGTTAACGATGTTTGTGTGA